Within the Vigna angularis cultivar LongXiaoDou No.4 chromosome 10, ASM1680809v1, whole genome shotgun sequence genome, the region AAATACCCTCATGATGGATGTACATATACTCAATTCGGATGACTTTAGTATCAGTTTTTTAAAAggattttaaagttaaatttgttttataaaataagttttacaCTTACTTGTTTACAATAAATTCGTTCAATTTTAAATCGATATAGAATTTCTATATTGACTTGCTTCGTGCACACCTTGCTACTACTTGTACGGAACATCTTGGGTTGAGGAATCAGAGGCCATAATCACATGGCCCGTTTTACTCCGTCCCTCCTCTCCAAATTTCTATTTCCAAATTTcctagcttttttttttcagacaaaacaagttttaaaacGGTAAAGTTTAGATCTTTTATATGTTAACAGCAAAAGTTTTGTATACTGGTTCTTTTCATTCAATTGTTGTTAAAATGATTGATTTTTGTTTCAGGATATAAGatcaatgttaatattttaGAGAATAGTCTAacatattcaaaaattattttttatttctaagtCTTTTGTAATGGTTCATCTAAATTctttaaagaatatttattaaaaatattttgatatcaaagttaatttaatttagatattaattatGCATTAATTGCAATCACCTATTCTTTTATCTTAAacttatatttacaaaattttgaataaacttttaattaataattatctaattataatccaattaataataatcttattttatttaagttattcaGTATTAGAACTAATTTTCTAGTAATTGACCGATCAAATTTCGTACCATTTAATCTTAATgacaatttgtttatatatcTGATTGACAGTCTATTATGATTTATTAAACGGTCATacatataattgttttttgttaGAGAGTTATTTGTGATGGTAGTGCAACTATCttgataaatgttaaaaaaataataaataataaattctttTGGAGTTCAAGAGACTCGATAATGTCTAATGTCTATGATATTTGATTCAATATAATAGtgcatttttttgttgttgttatgaTATCGTTGGGAAGCCAACAAAATCCATATCCATTTTTGAAATGTTACTTTGTCATAAAACCTCAGTTTTAAGATAATTTAGTTGAATAGTAATACtatttaatttccttctctAAAATATGACTGTGAATGGTATAACGAATGGCCGTGCCAAAGTTTCTGTGTATTATGTTGTACTATTTCTTTTTGTGTCAGTATTTTGAGCGTGCAAGCCCATACATACATTGCATGCATGTCCTTTTCCAAATTCCAAGGAAATTGAGCTTAGTAAAAAGAAGGGTGAACTACATTGAAGTTGAAAATTATAGTGAAAAGATGAGAAGTTCCTCCTAATCCTAAAGTGAGAGATAAGAggaaatttgattttgaatggTTCCCCTGTGGTGTGGTGAATCAAATAAATAACCATACAGCAGAAAACACGTACAAGTGTGGTGAGTGGCAGATTCACACGTGCACCCGTGGTGCTCATTTCGAAACAAGAGCAAGTATACAAAAATCAAGATATTCATTAAACTTCTAAATCCTTCAACATTTATTATCAACttataccatatatatatatatatatatataaaataaaagatgatcATCAACTTGTGTAATGTTAAACCTCTTTGATCTATTTTGTGCACTTTGTTTCATAGTACAACGCGTTTCCCCAATCCTTCGTTTTCAACCCAAAAGAGGGAAAAGCAAAccaggaaaaataaaaaataaaaactgtagGTAAATTTATTCATCCAGTTTCCCTCTCCCAAGTATCGTGTCTTGACCTGGAAACCGACTGAGCCAGTTTCTCAATCCTCTCCGCAAGTTGAGGCGACAGCTTCTTAACCGGTTTCCGCTCCTTCTCAGGTCGGAAATCGAATCCCAAAGCTTCGGAAACCTCTTCGGAGCTCCACCCCGCTTTTCGGAGCGAATCCGAAAACCTGTCTGCTTTCAGAAGCAGAGCATCCAACAGGGCTTGATTATCCAACACCACCATCTCTCCCTCGAAGAATCCAGAAGCTGAAACCTCAACCATTTCCTTTATATCTGATTCGCTCCAACCACCAGCTTTCAAAACCGACCCGATTTGTCCTATATATTCTTCTACCCAACCCGGGACTTTACTCCTAGGCATCTCGAAAAACCTCTCTGGCGACGAAGACGCTGATAACGACAACAAAGACGACGAAGAGTTTCTCTTCCGCTTATCCGTGGCGGCGTCAGTCCAGAACTCCACCCACCGCGGCGTCCTTCCGCCGGAGTCGAGGCTCCGCCGTGAGAACCCGGCGGAAACAGAAACTCCGGTTGATTTCTCGCTTACGGATCGCTGCTTCTTCAGAAGTATAGGATCCGCTTCGGAGCTCCGGAAGAGCGACTCGCGGTCGAAGAAATCGGAGAGATCCAAGCCGCAGCAGAAGATTCTGTTCTCGTCGACGAAGAAGATGGGGTTTCCAGCGAGGGAGGGATTGGACGGAATGTAGCAATGGTTGAATATAGGAATCAACAGCGGCGCTCTCTTCAGCGCGTTCCGCGCCACTCGCAGGGCCTTCTCCGGCTCGCACGGCCTCGGACCCCATGACTTCGACCACACCGCGTTCCTTGCGATCTGGAATGAAATCGCCGCGATCGGAAGGTCCAGCGAGGCGCGCAGATGCAACCGCGCGCCGCCGGAGCGCCAGTCCGGGAATCCCGGACCAACGGGAAGCCCCGCAGCCAGGACGGCGCGGAGGTCCGGAGGGAAGACGAACCCGAACTCCGCCTCGGCACGTGCGAACTCCGCGTCGGAGAGACCATGCTGCACATGTATGCCCGAGTCCCGAAGGTGGTTTATGACTTTATCTGCCAAGGAAGCGAATGAAACGACACCGTTACGGACCGGGACAGACGAAGCTGCCGCTGCTCGGGCCGATAAACGGCGTAGACCGGCTACGTGGGCCGGGTTTAGACCGGTCATCCTCCGGTCCACGTCCACCATTGCGGTTATATCGAAGTGTAGTGATAATTAGtgtgtttctctctctctctttctctttggTGCCTTTCCACACAGAGGACTTCAACTTCCATGCCTCTTCAATTTATAGCATCAAAACGGTGGACCCCACTTCCAgatttcctttctcttttttttttttttcttcctcatAACCCATGTTTTGTCGTGAATGGTAAATAGGAAATTCCAAATTGCAAGGCGTGATATGAATAATAGCTGTTGAGCAACGGTTCATTCAGGAAACACCTGTGAGTGAttgtactttatttttataattataaattattattattattattattattggctGTGGAattgtgtatgtatgtattccTTTATTAACGGAACGCGAATTTTCGCGGCTGGTTTTTTGTCGATGGTAATCCCTTAACCTTTTTGAGTTAGATTAGTGATGGAGATAAAGAGATTTGGTATTATTGTTTTTACTATTAGGTTTTTTGTTATGGGATGGTTAAGTTGTAGTTTTAGATTATTAGTAAGTATATACATGACTAATGTTTGGCCCACTAGCAATCATGGTTATGTTTGGCCGGGGAACTTAAAGCTAAGCACACAATCATCATGACACATTGGTGTGTTGTACTCTAACGTTAATctcttccctttcttcttctttttttcttgcttccaatctttttctctttccgTCATGGTCGaagaaacatgaaaaaaaagtaatatccAACTAATGATTAGTgattaagaatatttttctcttcaaattttctcctctttttccTCTGCCTCCATCCAAATTAATTGTCATACCTATTATTTATCAATAACCATTCTCATTTTCAAGTTCAGCCTCCTTTAAGTCAAACATAACTCCTTGCAATTTAGCaaacaaatattttacttaTGCTACCGAGATTGACttcttttaaattcttttatgctCTGTTTCTGACTACACTTCAGTATTTTTTTCCTATCTATTTTGTATTAGAAATACTTAAATTGCCATCCATCTTCTCTTTATTGTATGgtcttaaattataatttattagcaAACCAAATGAAGTTTAGGTTTCAagaaacagaaaattaaataccAGATCCATAAATTTAACATATCaaatattcataaattcaatatcttaaagtttatgtttaaaaaaaaatatgtatttgactaaaaaatctataaatttaaacttttgattaattatttataaaaatatcttatatcttaataaacaaagtgaTTCAACTATTCCTATATAGTTACTCTTCTTTATGTTCTTTAATTTAATGGTcaacttttatttatagtgTAGTCagtatattaagaaaaaaaggtcAAGATCAAAAgtagttattaaaaattactcTTGGGTAGTTTGATTTTTGTATAAGTAACATAAttcttttggtttaaatttaCAAGAAGCATCTAGTACAGAGATTGGATATTATTTTTACACTACCTTCACACAGAGTGCTAACAGGGTTTTATATATACCCTGATAGTAAAAggttttgtaattattttgtagTAAAAACTTTTGAATTGTGAAACAGTAATGTCTTTAAAGACCTATCCTTGGTaagcaattaaaaaaatataaaaatttagaaatattgaATATAGAAAATGTAATAATTTGGCATAAAAGAAGTAAAGTGTTGGTTAAGGTCAGAAGGTAGCTGCGTCTGCTACCGTTTCCAAGAAGTTCACCGATTTAAAAGCATCGGTGAGAAGTTAGCATCACGCAGCCTCGCTATTAATGTGATGGTTCATCCTAAAAGGTGACATTGTATTTGGATTTGGAGGTTAGGGAGAATAGTAACCTCAACCATTACTATCACTCTAGAGGATGGGGTTGGTTGGTGCATTCACGTGGACCTActcttttttatcttcaaaGTCTCCACAACCTAATAAATCACCTCCCCTTCCAAAATTTCAGACAACTAATTACGTTCTTTTGatgtcatttttaattaaagaacaatataaaacacttcaaataattataacatcCATGTTTGTTGGAATAATATGCGAGGGCTTACTCTGTGGAGTTTAGTGGAACTACGTTGTCAAACTTGCAAGGAATTGACCGTGTAACTGGTACGTTTTTTTTGTCCAAGCAGTACCCAAAAAGTTTGGGGAATCCTAGAAAATGGCtttcaaaatagaaaaagcGATCAATTTATCTagttttatgataaaaaagccGGCACTGATATTttccttttgttatttttcttaacgTCTCTTTATAGCATTGGATGCAAGCACATGATGGCATCCCACAAGCATTTGTGAAAACTTTGATTATGGCCGCCCACACCACTGTCGATCGATTTTCTGTCGgataagtaaaagaaaaaaaaggatgcTTCTACTTAATTGTTCTGTTTAAGGATCATCATCAACGATTAGAGAACAACCTTTGGTCAAACACAGTTACGTGTCGAGAAATCAAGGAAGATGCATTTATTAAGACATGTTACAACGTTTGAgcgaagaaagagagaaagaacagAAAAAAGCACATGCATCCTGTTATTTTTCCTGGTTTTATCGTCTTAAATCTCAACTGCAAAAGGTGAATATAGTTTTGGATAAAGTCATATCCCcatcttctactttttcttactATATGCGTGCAGTGCCCTAAATAAATAGATTTTGTGTGAAGAATTGTGTTCATGGctgtttgttttgatttaaaTAAGATGCCAAATTGCATACTAACGGTCACTTTCTGAGCCTGAGCACGTGACCGATTCACTCATTTTCCACCAAACTACAATACGCTAATACAATAGCTATAAGCCACCAAAGATATTGGCGCAAACAGAGGAAATTAAGTAAGTAAAACAAAACAACTGTCATGTGAACTTGGCCCAAAAACTTGGACCATTtccatgaaagaaaaaaaaaaccaaaccgGTTTCATATGTTACATGATCGTTCGTTGATAAAGGTGATGTTGGGTCAACGACTTTGTGTTACCTATTAATAACATGCACATTATTACTGAATGCTTTTTTTACCCGTTTGTACCAAGAATTGGTTTAATGTTCTTGGAATTTCAGTTATTGAAAAACATCAACTAAAAACGCTTTCTTAACGAGATATAAAAGACATAGACATAGATAATCCAGTTTTATTTCAATAGTCAACTCGTGATTTTTTAAAATGgcaaacaatttttaattttgaccaTTATGGTATTATGACTATGTATGTATTCCTTGCATGACTCAATGATATTTCTTGacactttaaaaagaaaaaatatatatataaaaaaaaatggttagtgttattatattatttagcatgatatataaaataatggGCAGTGTAATAAGCAAAACGGGAACCCACTTGAAACCGTCTTAGTTTGGAAGCAACTTGAAGGCCACTCATTCTCTTGATATCCTATTGTGAAGAATCTGACTTTGTGGGACTTTTGGGGGTTTTGATGGCCCATTTTTCACACTTGCTTTTAAAAGAAAAGCCCCCTCCTTTGGGAACCACCGTGCTGTTTTTGCTTCCTCATTGTACTTTTCTTGAGAGCAACACTTTCACAGCCTTtagtactatatatatatatatattatgcatAACTGTTCTTAATTTGTGGATGGAGATCCATGTGCaactttcaaataataatataaaaattaatgaggGTCTTTAATGAGAGAGGTGATATTTTTGTTCTTGGCCAACAATGCAAGGTTCCATGGTCCTTGAATTTGAACACATATATGGAACCGTGGCCACAAAGATTAGGATTAGATGGGATGGGAAAGACTTTTGAGGAAGGCATGGACCATTTAGCATGGTCACTGACCTTATCGTAAgctacaaaagaagaaaatgtagAAGGAAAGGTCTACGATTTGTGGTTGA harbors:
- the LOC108335107 gene encoding uncharacterized protein LOC108335107, with amino-acid sequence MVDVDRRMTGLNPAHVAGLRRLSARAAAASSVPVRNGVVSFASLADKVINHLRDSGIHVQHGLSDAEFARAEAEFGFVFPPDLRAVLAAGLPVGPGFPDWRSGGARLHLRASLDLPIAAISFQIARNAVWSKSWGPRPCEPEKALRVARNALKRAPLLIPIFNHCYIPSNPSLAGNPIFFVDENRIFCCGLDLSDFFDRESLFRSSEADPILLKKQRSVSEKSTGVSVSAGFSRRSLDSGGRTPRWVEFWTDAATDKRKRNSSSSLLSLSASSSPERFFEMPRSKVPGWVEEYIGQIGSVLKAGGWSESDIKEMVEVSASGFFEGEMVVLDNQALLDALLLKADRFSDSLRKAGWSSEEVSEALGFDFRPEKERKPVKKLSPQLAERIEKLAQSVSRSRHDTWERETG